One stretch of Deltaproteobacteria bacterium DNA includes these proteins:
- a CDS encoding transposase — protein sequence MGSFRQWFDRDKLKEIFRTHWESFKETFSRYREDRYAEVVQKMLGCGDAQNGYATYVCGGCGGEWRRVPFSCKSCFCLSCAKVYTDRWAARIEAILFPGVAYRHTVLTVPDELREYFYREARLLSELMRVGIECLADTLSTVLRRAVSGGYIVVIQTNGRSGSYNPHLHIIMTSGGIASSGRGGHSWVTLKYFPYEILHKKWQYHLFKMLKEQVPTQEMRAKIDELYRKYPKGLVANIQKGEVPKRIRELAKYLAKYVVSPPISVRRIASYDGKWVKYWYRDHKSGRRKMEEVDVYRFIGRMVQHILPKGMQRVRYYGLHAVAVYRKIYKKLRFILPADA from the coding sequence ATGGGTTCATTTCGTCAGTGGTTTGACCGAGACAAGCTTAAAGAGATTTTTCGGACCCACTGGGAGTCTTTCAAGGAGACTTTTTCTCGGTATCGAGAAGATCGCTACGCTGAAGTCGTTCAAAAGATGCTGGGCTGCGGGGATGCGCAAAACGGCTATGCGACCTATGTGTGTGGAGGGTGCGGGGGTGAGTGGAGAAGGGTGCCTTTTTCTTGTAAGAGCTGTTTTTGTTTGTCCTGTGCCAAGGTGTATACCGATCGATGGGCGGCGCGCATCGAAGCGATTTTGTTTCCTGGGGTGGCCTATCGGCATACGGTGTTGACGGTGCCGGATGAGCTGAGGGAGTATTTTTATCGAGAAGCCAGGCTGTTGTCTGAGTTGATGAGAGTGGGCATAGAGTGTTTGGCAGATACTCTGAGCACAGTTCTTCGGCGTGCTGTATCTGGGGGGTATATTGTGGTGATCCAGACGAATGGGAGGTCAGGAAGCTACAATCCCCACTTGCATATTATTATGACTTCCGGAGGGATTGCCTCCAGCGGAAGAGGGGGCCATTCATGGGTTACGCTGAAGTATTTTCCTTATGAGATTCTTCACAAGAAATGGCAATATCATCTATTCAAGATGCTCAAAGAGCAGGTTCCCACCCAGGAGATGCGGGCCAAGATTGATGAGCTTTATCGAAAGTATCCCAAGGGTTTGGTGGCGAACATTCAAAAGGGGGAAGTCCCCAAGCGGATTCGGGAGTTAGCGAAGTATTTGGCCAAATACGTTGTGAGTCCTCCGATCTCGGTTCGGCGCATTGCCAGTTACGATGGGAAGTGGGTCAAGTATTGGTACCGTGATCATAAGAGTGGCCGGCGGAAGATGGAAGAGGTGGATGTTTATCGGTTTATCGGTCGGATGGTGCAACACATACTGCCCAAAGGGATGCAGCGGGTTCGCTATTATGGGCTTCATGCGGTAGCCGTGTATCGGAAGATTTACAAGAAGTTAAGGTTCATTTTGCCTGCAGATGCGG